A portion of the Pelodiscus sinensis isolate JC-2024 chromosome 20, ASM4963464v1, whole genome shotgun sequence genome contains these proteins:
- the LOC102454227 gene encoding nucleoside diphosphate kinase has protein sequence MASHSERTFIAIKPDGVQRGLVGEIIKRFEQKGFRLVAMKFLHASEKLLKQHYIDLKDRPFYPGLVKYMNSGPVVAMVWEGLNVVKTGRVMLGETNPADSKPGTIRGDFCIQVGRNIIHGSDSVESAEKEINLWFQPTELVDFKSCAHDWIYE, from the exons ATGGCTAGTCACAGCGAACGCACCTTCATCGCCATCAAGCCCGATGGCGTCCAGAGGGGCCTGGTGGGGGAAATCATCAAGCGCTTCGAACAGAAGGGTTTCCGCCTGGTGGCCATGAAATTCCTCCAC GCATCAGAAAAGCTTCTAAAACAACATTACATTGACCTGAAAGATCGGCCATTCTACCCTGGTTTAGTTAAATACATGAATTCTGGACCTGTTGTGGCCATG GTTTGGGAAGGTCTCAATGTGGTTAAAACTGGTAGAGTTATGCTGGGAGAGACCAACCCTGCAGATTCTAAGCCTGGTACAATCCGTGGTGACTTCTGCATTCAAGTGGGAAG GAACATTATTCATGGCAGTGACTCTGTAGAAAGTGCTGAGAAGGAAATTAACCTGTGGTTCCAGCCCACAGAGCTTGTTGACTTCAAATCTTGTGCTCATGACTGGATCTATGAGTAA